The Nocardia sp. NBC_01503 sequence CCCTGCACCGCAACATGGAATACGCAATTCCCCATCACGAACGCCACCGGCGCGAACCCCGACCGCAGCAACGTCACCATGTCCTGCCCCGACAGATGACTGGTGAACGCCTGCCCATTGGGCCGCCGAAACCGCCCCGGCTCCTGTGTGAACCGCACCGCGGTCCCCACCGCGATGAACTCCAGATGACTGGCCTCCGCCCCCAAATGCCGCCACTCCAACCGCACCCCGACAACCCCATCGGCATGCAGCGCATCCGCCTCGGCCTGCATCCGGCTCATCGCATTCCACCGAGCCCGATACGTGGCCTCGGTCAAAACGGTGAGCTCCATCTGCTGCCGAATCCCCGTGAACTGAAACCCCACGTGATAGACCGACACCCCCATCACCAGATCAACCGGCTCGAACCCCGCCCCATGCAACAACGCGAACTCATTGACCGACAGGTCGGAGGTGAAAATCCGCCCCGCATGCGAAAGCCGCTCACTCGCGGTCGGCTCCAACGGTTGATTCGGCTGCACGATTCCCGCCTTCCCTGGACGACCATCGCCACTGTACGACCACAATTCCCCACGTGCGCGGCGATTTCGTGGGAGCGGACACCCCGCTGGGGCGCTACCTCAAATGATTGGCAGTGAGATGAGGGACCGCACCAGGTCGAACTGGCCGGTCCGTATGCGGGCGTGTTCCCCTGTTCCTCGGTCACGAGAACGAGCCCGGCCCGCCTCTGATGTGAGGCGGGCCGGGCTCGTAGTGGATTGTCGCCGAGGGTCAGCGGCGGCCGGAGTGCGAGGACTGGTCGCGGGTGGCCGACGCCTGGGGGCGGGAGGCGCGGCGGCGGGCCGGGGCTCCGTTCGCGGCGGTCGCGCGATCCTCGGTGCGGGCGGGGCGGCCGTTGCCGGTGGCGGGAGCCCGGTCGGGGGCGGCCGCGCGCCGAGCGGTGCTGCCGGTCCGGGGCGCGGG is a genomic window containing:
- a CDS encoding heavy metal-binding domain-containing protein, which translates into the protein MQPNQPLEPTASERLSHAGRIFTSDLSVNEFALLHGAGFEPVDLVMGVSVYHVGFQFTGIRQQMELTVLTEATYRARWNAMSRMQAEADALHADGVVGVRLEWRHLGAEASHLEFIAVGTAVRFTQEPGRFRRPNGQAFTSHLSGQDMVTLLRSGFAPVAFVMGNCVFHVAVQGFMQSLRQIGNNVEMPQWTQGNYQARELAMSRMQAEAERDGGIGVTGVEFQIQNYAWGHHTVEFYAAGTALRRTGSAETITPQFVLPMGD